The Polyangiaceae bacterium genome includes a region encoding these proteins:
- a CDS encoding type II secretion system protein, with the protein MRARRGFTLLEVLVAIAILGLGMTVLLSSQAGLFSSSQRAQNLSVATGLARCKMAEVELELQKKGFSLLDQNDEGTCCEDESESRYRCSWKIETVELPQPKDLSSSGDGGTDDPGGLGAFGGLAALQSGGSAVLGGDGGIGGLSSLLSSGAAAGGVQGMAPLVMSMVYPDLKPMLEASIRKVTLTVHWKEGSSDRDLSVTQYITNPQMGGLDPNAAAGLGALGDQVGGLTGGTGTGGGAAATTRGGSTRPTTGGGR; encoded by the coding sequence GTGAGGGCGCGCCGTGGCTTCACCTTGCTCGAGGTGCTGGTGGCCATCGCCATCCTCGGCCTCGGCATGACCGTGCTGCTCAGCTCGCAGGCCGGCCTGTTCTCGAGCTCGCAGCGCGCGCAGAACCTGAGCGTGGCCACCGGGCTGGCGCGCTGCAAGATGGCGGAGGTCGAGCTCGAGCTGCAAAAGAAGGGTTTCTCGCTCCTCGACCAGAACGACGAGGGGACCTGCTGCGAGGACGAGAGCGAGAGCCGCTATCGCTGTAGCTGGAAGATCGAGACGGTGGAGCTGCCCCAGCCCAAGGACCTGAGCAGCTCCGGCGACGGTGGGACGGACGATCCAGGTGGGCTCGGCGCGTTCGGCGGGCTCGCGGCGCTGCAGTCCGGCGGCTCCGCGGTGCTGGGCGGCGACGGCGGCATCGGAGGGCTGTCCAGCCTGCTCTCGTCCGGCGCTGCCGCCGGCGGCGTTCAGGGCATGGCGCCGCTCGTGATGAGCATGGTCTACCCGGATCTCAAGCCGATGCTGGAGGCGAGCATCCGCAAGGTCACGCTGACGGTGCACTGGAAGGAGGGCTCGAGCGACCGCGACCTCTCCGTGACGCAGTACATCACCAACCCGCAGATGGGGGGGCTCGATCCGAACGCCGCAGCGGGGCTGGGAGCGCTCGGCGATCAAGTCGGTGGGCTGACTGGCGGTACGGGTACCGGCGGCGGTGCTGCCGCCACGACGCGTGGGGGCAGTACCCGCCCCACGACCGGAGGTGGCCGTTGA
- a CDS encoding type II secretion system protein GspG — protein MRRRRTADQRIFFPWEGRGGLVRRLGLGRVRPVLLALAVVGVVAWVGVRERTRAGVRQTRATLLDARRAVDSYMAERDGGCPPDLGAVVQYAHFDAPPKDAWGRPLRLVCPGKREGTAYELMSDGPDGEPGGLDRIE, from the coding sequence ATGCGCCGCCGCCGAACCGCAGATCAGCGCATCTTCTTCCCCTGGGAGGGGCGGGGCGGGCTGGTGCGCCGGCTGGGGCTCGGGCGCGTGCGCCCGGTGCTCTTGGCCTTGGCGGTGGTCGGGGTCGTGGCCTGGGTGGGCGTGCGCGAGCGGACTCGGGCCGGCGTGCGCCAGACGCGGGCGACCTTGCTCGATGCGCGCCGCGCGGTGGACTCCTACATGGCGGAGCGCGACGGCGGCTGTCCGCCGGATCTCGGGGCGGTGGTCCAGTACGCGCACTTCGACGCGCCGCCCAAGGACGCATGGGGCCGACCCCTGCGCCTGGTCTGCCCGGGCAAGCGCGAAGGCACCGCCTACGAGTTGATGAGTGACGGACCCGACGGCGAACCCGGCGGTCTGGATCGGATTGAGTGA
- the gspE gene encoding type II secretion system ATPase GspE — translation MIEQRALGNILVRHGVVTPEGLEPLFLQQREKGTSLTELVVQSRIASESDVARALAAECGLSFVERIDLAAVPTQLATRLPIGYCKSHKILITAEREDRVEVLSADPLDTAALDDVRATFGKPVSAVVGAPEMVVDAINRVFEKQDTQSELESDDKLSDDDEVDILESDEDAPIIRWVNGLFFSAVKERASDIHIEPEEKEVLVRYRIDGELYVARRASRQFMSSVVARVKIMAGLNIAEKRLPQDGRISLRIAGRSIDIRVSTIPTSRDAERIVMRLLHKTNVLLDLTDLGFSSRDYALMSSLIERPDGIILVTGPTGSGKTTTLYACLNKINRPNVNILTAEDPVEYEIAGIHQVPVQAKIGLTFASALRAFLRQDPDVIMVGEIRDKETAEIAIHASLTGHLVLSTIHTNDAPGAVTRLVEMEMEPFLVRSTVIGILAQRLVRVLCKECKEPYQASEWELRQIGIDPERTRRRDARRLSPRYVVPGTEYDPVGWRGPGMPTLYRARGCDKCDGKGFSGRLGIYELLVMDDAVGALVLQSSDAQSIKRAAQSQGMDTLRDDGARKVLEGKTTVEEVVAATQEDFLIDE, via the coding sequence GTGATCGAGCAGCGAGCCCTCGGCAACATCCTGGTGCGCCACGGCGTGGTGACGCCGGAGGGTCTCGAGCCACTGTTCCTCCAGCAACGTGAGAAGGGTACCTCGCTCACGGAGCTGGTCGTGCAGTCTCGCATCGCCAGCGAGAGCGACGTGGCCCGGGCGCTGGCCGCCGAGTGCGGCCTGTCGTTCGTCGAGCGCATCGACCTCGCCGCGGTGCCGACTCAGCTCGCGACGCGCCTGCCCATCGGCTACTGCAAGAGCCACAAGATCCTGATCACCGCCGAGCGCGAAGATCGCGTCGAGGTGCTCTCGGCGGACCCGCTGGACACCGCCGCGCTCGACGACGTGCGCGCGACGTTCGGCAAGCCGGTCAGCGCCGTGGTCGGCGCGCCGGAGATGGTGGTGGACGCCATCAACCGCGTGTTCGAGAAGCAAGACACGCAGAGCGAGCTCGAGAGCGACGACAAGCTGAGCGACGACGACGAGGTCGACATCCTCGAGTCCGACGAGGATGCGCCGATCATCCGCTGGGTGAACGGGCTGTTCTTCAGCGCCGTCAAGGAACGAGCCAGCGACATCCACATCGAGCCGGAGGAGAAGGAGGTCCTCGTCCGCTATCGCATCGACGGCGAGCTCTACGTCGCGCGCCGCGCGTCGCGGCAGTTCATGAGCTCGGTCGTCGCCCGCGTGAAGATCATGGCCGGGCTGAACATCGCGGAGAAGCGCCTGCCGCAGGACGGGCGTATCTCGCTGCGCATCGCCGGTCGCAGCATCGACATCCGCGTCTCCACCATCCCGACCAGCCGGGACGCCGAGCGCATCGTGATGCGCCTCCTGCACAAGACCAACGTCCTGCTCGATCTGACGGACCTCGGCTTCTCGTCCCGCGACTACGCCCTGATGAGCAGCCTGATCGAGCGCCCGGACGGCATCATCCTGGTGACGGGTCCCACCGGCAGCGGCAAGACCACCACGCTCTACGCCTGCCTCAACAAGATCAACCGCCCCAACGTCAACATCCTGACGGCGGAGGATCCGGTCGAGTACGAGATCGCCGGCATCCACCAGGTGCCGGTGCAGGCCAAGATTGGCCTCACCTTCGCCAGCGCGCTGCGCGCCTTCCTGCGGCAGGACCCCGACGTGATCATGGTCGGTGAGATCCGCGACAAGGAGACGGCGGAGATCGCCATCCACGCCTCGCTCACCGGTCACTTGGTGCTCTCGACCATCCACACCAACGACGCGCCGGGCGCCGTCACGCGGCTGGTCGAGATGGAGATGGAGCCATTCTTGGTGCGCTCCACCGTGATCGGGATCCTGGCGCAGCGCCTGGTGCGTGTGTTGTGCAAGGAGTGCAAGGAGCCCTACCAGGCCAGCGAGTGGGAGCTCCGGCAGATCGGCATCGACCCGGAGCGCACCCGGCGGCGCGACGCGCGCCGGCTCTCGCCGCGCTACGTGGTGCCTGGTACCGAGTACGATCCGGTCGGCTGGCGCGGCCCGGGCATGCCCACCTTGTACCGCGCGCGCGGCTGCGACAAGTGCGACGGCAAGGGCTTCAGCGGCCGGCTCGGCATCTACGAGCTGCTCGTGATGGACGACGCCGTCGGCGCGCTGGTGCTCCAGAGCTCGGACGCGCAGAGCATCAAGCGGGCGGCGCAGTCGCAGGGCATGGACACGCTGCGCGACGACGGAGCGCGCAAAGTGCTCGAAGGCAAGACCACGGTGGAGGAGGTCGTCGCTGCGACGCAGGAAGACTTCCTGATCGACGAGTGA
- a CDS encoding transposase — MDRYIGLDAHSQTCTFAVMGSAGRQLREQTLETNAKVLIDFVRTIPGQRRLCMEEGTLSEWLCEVLEPHVAELVVVQPDKHAGAKNDSIDAWNLASKLRKGDLENVVFKARGRFTQLREAVRAHRVTTADVVRTKLRLNALYRSRGIHGMGDEIYDPDTRDQWLPKLPPARARMAQLLSTELDGLCEVREQAETWLLEQAREHAEVRRLTTLPGIGPVRAAYIVAIVVTPFRFSTKRDFFGYCGLGIVTRSSSDYERDERSQRWVRRQVAHTRGLNRNRNPLLKAIFKGAALSVIAQTDHPLRRDYDRLLQNSSHRSPA, encoded by the coding sequence ATGGATCGCTATATAGGACTCGACGCGCATTCGCAAACTTGCACGTTCGCGGTGATGGGCTCGGCAGGCCGTCAGTTACGCGAGCAAACGCTCGAGACGAACGCGAAAGTGCTGATCGACTTCGTTCGCACCATTCCCGGACAGCGTCGCCTGTGCATGGAGGAGGGCACCCTCAGCGAATGGCTCTGCGAGGTCCTGGAGCCGCACGTGGCGGAACTCGTGGTGGTCCAGCCCGACAAGCATGCCGGAGCGAAGAACGACTCCATCGATGCCTGGAATCTCGCCTCGAAGCTCCGCAAGGGCGACCTCGAGAACGTCGTTTTCAAGGCGCGCGGCCGCTTCACGCAGCTGCGCGAGGCGGTGCGAGCTCATCGGGTCACTACTGCCGACGTGGTCCGCACGAAGCTCAGGCTCAATGCGCTGTATCGCTCTCGGGGCATCCACGGCATGGGAGACGAGATCTACGACCCGGATACCCGGGATCAGTGGCTGCCGAAGCTGCCGCCGGCCCGAGCGCGCATGGCTCAGCTGCTATCGACCGAGCTCGACGGTCTGTGCGAAGTCCGCGAACAGGCGGAGACATGGCTGCTCGAGCAAGCACGGGAGCATGCGGAGGTGCGCCGGCTGACGACGCTGCCAGGTATCGGCCCGGTGCGCGCAGCGTACATCGTCGCGATCGTCGTCACGCCGTTCCGCTTTTCCACGAAGCGCGACTTCTTCGGGTACTGCGGCCTCGGCATCGTCACGCGCAGCTCGTCGGACTACGAGCGCGACGAGCGGAGCCAGCGCTGGGTGCGCCGTCAGGTCGCCCACACCCGCGGCCTCAACCGCAACCGCAATCCCCTGCTGAAGGCCATATTCAAAGGCGCGGCGCTCAGCGTCATCGCCCAGACCGATCACCCGCTGCGCCGCGACTACGACCGGCTGCTGCAGAACTCAAGCCACCGCTCGCCCGCCTGA
- a CDS encoding prepilin-type N-terminal cleavage/methylation domain-containing protein: MLRGFTLVELLVAIVVLSMISVLIYSAFAGMRRSREGIQRMGDRYREGRLAMARLTRELQSAYVSSHVPIDQSIIVVKTAFVGTRGTPADRVDFASFANVRTDRDSHESDQAEISYFGEADDKKQGTTNLVRRVSTRPDLKPERGGRIEILATDIDLFDLEYLDPLTGQWTETWDTSQATGQLGRLPYQVRIILVLNEGRRAAEGRGREPIRFTSKIGIPVQKGLTFATQ; this comes from the coding sequence CTGCTTCGCGGCTTCACGCTGGTCGAGCTGCTCGTCGCCATCGTCGTGTTGTCGATGATCTCCGTCCTGATCTACTCGGCGTTCGCGGGAATGCGGCGCAGCCGCGAGGGCATTCAGCGCATGGGAGACCGCTACCGCGAGGGACGCCTGGCCATGGCTCGCCTCACGCGGGAGCTCCAGAGCGCCTACGTCTCCTCCCACGTCCCCATCGACCAGAGCATCATCGTGGTGAAGACCGCCTTCGTCGGCACCCGCGGCACTCCGGCGGATCGCGTCGACTTCGCCTCCTTCGCCAACGTGCGCACGGATCGGGACTCGCACGAGTCGGACCAGGCCGAGATCTCCTACTTCGGCGAGGCCGACGACAAGAAGCAGGGCACGACCAACCTGGTCCGGCGTGTGAGCACGCGGCCCGATCTGAAGCCCGAGCGCGGCGGTCGCATCGAGATCCTGGCGACGGACATCGATCTGTTCGACCTCGAGTACCTGGACCCGCTCACGGGACAGTGGACCGAGACCTGGGACACCAGCCAGGCCACCGGCCAGCTCGGCCGCTTGCCCTACCAGGTGCGCATCATCCTGGTCCTGAACGAAGGCCGCCGGGCCGCCGAGGGCCGCGGCCGCGAGCCGATCCGGTTCACGAGCAAGATCGGCATTCCGGTGCAGAAAGGGCTGACCTTTGCCACGCAGTGA
- the gspD gene encoding type II secretion system secretin GspD: MKRKLQSVAGVLALSAIFTVLPAFAQQAPPIRRPVPAPAAIPKQQPAPAPAAPAAPGRPGAAPAAPDKEPPGAKGALPDSTEAIAKAADVPYRPKPGGHLVKFNLQDADLAELVNHISGMTGRRFIYGPKVRQVKATVVSPEPVTLGEAYEAFLSILEANGMTVVPHGRFLKIIDSAGSVAAPTPIYARGEPVPASDRYVTRLYRLKNVGADEAMALLSKFKSKEADISVYGPGQLLIMTDTGTNIRRMIRILEEIDVGGAGSRMWIEPVHYGSAADMAKRINELFELDKGQGAGGAGGGGLSKVVADEQTNSLIVVGTDDSYHKLLELMKRIDTQPAAEGKVHVMPLQHATAEELANVLTQMLQGARQPGQQGGPAGMFEGDVRVIADKATNSLVVTSSGRDYSAMRLVVGKLDRPRRQVFIEAVIMDVSVKHSSNLGVSFHGGTTADLGGGGDTLFLGGFEASNSLTFPANPELLQGVALGARGPELAGTSNLLGTGLSIPAFGVVLQALASSGDANVLATPHILATDNTAAEISVGENVPLQTNLGGGGLGSLAGLAGGQAGAAGALANLPLLAGGMGFNAPRQDVGIKIKVTPHLNETNQVRLEIEQEISEAGSAVGALGVVPITKRTARTTVEVDDQQTIVLGGLMREAERKSRKKIPVLGDLPVLGFLFRHSEVTREKLNLLLVLTPTVIHGQEDLRKIFERKMQERQEFIDRYFVFSGQDWKPPLDYQKTNGLVEEIRQAYAAVEEQQRLENETRPRKLEHTPGEPIELPHSVKAGGAGGAAPAPPAPTPPRPVRPRQPRPATPPAADPGGNPPAPTPPPARGGSLDSPIRINPIARSVGVERVE; the protein is encoded by the coding sequence ATGAAGCGCAAGTTGCAATCGGTCGCGGGGGTGCTCGCGCTCTCGGCGATCTTCACCGTGCTGCCCGCCTTCGCGCAGCAGGCGCCGCCCATTCGCAGGCCGGTCCCGGCGCCTGCAGCCATCCCCAAGCAGCAGCCCGCCCCGGCGCCCGCCGCGCCGGCGGCTCCGGGCCGTCCCGGGGCGGCCCCGGCGGCGCCAGACAAGGAACCTCCCGGCGCCAAGGGCGCGCTGCCGGACAGCACCGAGGCCATCGCCAAAGCCGCCGACGTGCCGTATCGCCCGAAGCCCGGCGGGCACCTGGTCAAGTTCAACCTGCAGGACGCCGACCTCGCGGAGCTGGTCAACCACATCAGCGGCATGACGGGGCGGCGCTTCATCTACGGGCCGAAGGTGCGCCAGGTGAAGGCGACGGTGGTCTCGCCCGAGCCGGTCACGCTGGGCGAAGCCTACGAGGCCTTCCTGTCGATCCTCGAGGCGAACGGCATGACCGTGGTGCCGCACGGCCGCTTCTTGAAGATCATCGACAGCGCCGGCTCCGTCGCGGCGCCCACGCCCATCTACGCGCGTGGCGAGCCGGTGCCGGCGTCGGACCGCTACGTGACGCGGCTCTACCGCCTGAAGAACGTCGGAGCGGACGAGGCCATGGCACTGCTCTCGAAGTTCAAGAGCAAGGAAGCCGACATCTCCGTCTACGGGCCGGGACAGCTGCTGATCATGACGGACACCGGCACCAACATCCGGCGCATGATCCGCATCCTCGAAGAGATCGACGTCGGCGGCGCCGGGTCGCGCATGTGGATCGAGCCGGTCCACTACGGCTCCGCCGCCGACATGGCCAAGCGCATCAACGAGCTGTTCGAGCTCGACAAGGGCCAGGGCGCCGGCGGCGCCGGCGGAGGGGGCCTCTCCAAGGTCGTCGCCGACGAGCAGACCAACTCGCTCATCGTGGTCGGGACGGACGACAGCTACCACAAGCTGCTCGAGCTGATGAAGCGCATCGACACGCAGCCTGCCGCCGAAGGCAAGGTGCACGTCATGCCGCTCCAGCACGCGACGGCGGAGGAGCTGGCCAACGTGCTCACCCAGATGCTGCAGGGCGCGCGTCAACCCGGGCAGCAGGGTGGACCCGCCGGCATGTTCGAGGGCGACGTGCGCGTCATCGCCGACAAGGCCACCAACTCGTTGGTCGTGACCTCGTCCGGGCGCGACTACTCCGCGATGCGGCTGGTCGTGGGCAAGCTGGATCGTCCGCGCCGTCAGGTCTTCATCGAGGCCGTGATCATGGACGTGTCGGTGAAGCACTCCAGTAACCTCGGCGTGTCGTTCCACGGCGGCACCACGGCGGATCTCGGCGGCGGCGGCGACACGCTGTTCCTGGGCGGCTTCGAGGCATCGAACTCGCTGACCTTCCCGGCGAACCCGGAGCTGCTCCAGGGCGTGGCCCTCGGCGCCCGCGGTCCGGAGCTGGCCGGCACCTCGAACCTGCTCGGGACCGGGCTGTCGATCCCCGCCTTTGGCGTGGTGCTCCAGGCCCTGGCCTCGAGTGGCGACGCCAACGTGCTCGCCACGCCGCACATCCTGGCCACCGACAACACTGCCGCGGAGATCAGCGTCGGCGAGAACGTGCCGCTGCAGACCAACCTGGGCGGCGGCGGCCTCGGCAGCCTGGCGGGACTGGCCGGCGGTCAAGCGGGGGCCGCGGGAGCCCTCGCGAACCTGCCGCTCCTGGCCGGGGGCATGGGCTTCAACGCGCCCCGTCAGGACGTCGGGATCAAGATCAAGGTCACGCCCCACCTGAACGAGACCAACCAGGTACGGCTGGAGATCGAGCAGGAGATCAGCGAAGCCGGCTCCGCCGTCGGAGCGCTGGGCGTGGTGCCCATCACCAAGCGCACCGCCCGGACCACGGTCGAGGTCGACGACCAGCAGACCATCGTGCTGGGCGGACTGATGCGCGAGGCGGAGCGCAAGAGCCGGAAGAAGATCCCGGTGCTGGGTGACCTGCCCGTGCTCGGATTCTTGTTTCGTCACTCGGAGGTCACCCGGGAGAAGCTGAACTTGCTCCTGGTGCTGACGCCCACGGTCATCCACGGCCAAGAAGATCTGCGCAAGATCTTCGAGCGCAAGATGCAAGAGCGGCAGGAGTTCATCGACCGCTACTTCGTCTTCAGCGGGCAGGACTGGAAGCCGCCGCTCGACTACCAGAAGACCAACGGGCTGGTGGAGGAGATCCGACAGGCCTACGCCGCCGTCGAGGAGCAGCAGCGGCTCGAGAACGAGACCCGACCCCGCAAGCTCGAGCACACTCCCGGCGAGCCCATCGAGCTGCCGCACTCGGTCAAGGCGGGTGGGGCCGGCGGAGCCGCACCGGCCCCACCCGCGCCGACCCCGCCGCGCCCCGTGCGCCCGCGCCAGCCGCGTCCAGCCACGCCCCCGGCCGCCGACCCGGGCGGCAATCCGCCGGCCCCGACGCCGCCCCCCGCGCGAGGCGGCTCCCTCGACTCGCCGATCCGCATCAACCCCATCGCGCGCAGCGTCGGCGTCGAGCGCGTGGAGTGA
- a CDS encoding general secretion pathway protein GspC: MAFDALLKKYFSVVVLTLVAAMAYFQASGAMKLFGASLAADEKTLTQAPMPPPNARPAHQDVATRSGEAILARNPFDHETGPLNATELDMSALPTPSADLSNPLSAGQCDGIRVSIITESSDPTWSIAALQGPGEPRPTIRRVGDKVGAHDVTYIGYNPRENSPSVWLTSAGSLCQLVLFSAQPAPKPAAAAAPPPGAAPPAAKGGAGAVPQDIASKIQKVSETEFNVDRSVVDKILENQAELMRSARIVPEQQNGKVVGIRMFGIRPDTLLGTLGFQTGDRLESINGFNMASPEKALEAYARLRTASNLNVKINRRGKPLSIDFRIK, encoded by the coding sequence GTGGCCTTCGACGCCCTCCTCAAGAAGTACTTCTCCGTGGTCGTGCTGACCTTGGTGGCCGCCATGGCGTACTTCCAGGCGTCCGGGGCGATGAAGCTTTTCGGCGCCTCGCTCGCGGCCGACGAAAAGACGCTGACGCAGGCTCCGATGCCGCCGCCGAATGCGCGCCCCGCGCACCAGGACGTAGCTACCCGCAGCGGCGAGGCCATCCTCGCGCGCAACCCCTTCGACCACGAGACCGGTCCTCTCAATGCGACGGAGCTCGACATGAGCGCGCTCCCGACTCCCAGCGCCGATCTCAGCAATCCGCTCTCGGCCGGGCAGTGCGACGGGATCCGCGTCAGCATCATCACGGAGTCTTCTGACCCCACCTGGTCCATCGCCGCGCTCCAAGGTCCCGGCGAGCCGCGGCCGACCATTCGGCGGGTCGGCGACAAAGTCGGAGCGCACGACGTCACGTACATCGGCTACAACCCCCGGGAGAACAGCCCGTCCGTCTGGCTCACGAGCGCCGGCTCCCTCTGCCAGCTGGTGCTCTTCTCGGCGCAGCCGGCGCCCAAGCCTGCCGCGGCGGCAGCGCCCCCCCCCGGCGCCGCCCCGCCTGCTGCCAAGGGCGGCGCGGGCGCCGTGCCTCAGGACATCGCGTCGAAGATCCAGAAGGTCAGCGAGACGGAGTTCAACGTGGACCGCTCGGTAGTCGACAAGATCCTGGAGAACCAGGCCGAGCTGATGCGCTCGGCCCGCATCGTTCCGGAGCAGCAGAACGGCAAGGTCGTCGGCATCCGCATGTTCGGCATCCGTCCCGATACGCTGCTCGGCACCCTGGGCTTCCAGACGGGCGACCGTCTCGAATCCATCAACGGCTTCAACATGGCGAGCCCCGAGAAAGCCCTCGAGGCCTACGCGCGGCTACGGACCGCGAGCAACCTCAACGTGAAGATCAACCGCCGCGGCAAGCCCCTGAGCATCGACTTCCGGATCAAGTGA
- a CDS encoding DUF559 domain-containing protein has translation MSARPITQLRRQQVLSQRAAEMRAAPTRSDAALWQALRAKKLGVEVRRQVVLGNYIADFVVPSARLVIEVDGGYHCRRVAADARRERALRRLGYRVLRLDAQLVLGALPEALLQVRQALGG, from the coding sequence ATGTCCGCTCGCCCCATCACTCAGCTTCGTCGCCAGCAAGTCCTCTCGCAGCGTGCCGCCGAGATGCGTGCGGCGCCCACCCGGTCGGACGCCGCCCTCTGGCAGGCGCTGCGGGCCAAGAAGCTCGGCGTCGAGGTCCGCCGTCAGGTGGTGCTCGGGAACTACATCGCGGACTTCGTCGTGCCCTCGGCGAGGCTCGTCATCGAGGTGGACGGGGGCTACCACTGCAGGCGAGTCGCCGCCGACGCGCGGCGGGAACGGGCGCTCCGGCGCCTCGGCTACCGCGTGCTCCGGCTCGACGCACAGCTCGTGCTGGGCGCCCTGCCGGAAGCGCTCCTGCAAGTGCGGCAAGCGCTCGGCGGCTGA
- the gspF gene encoding type II secretion system inner membrane protein GspF, translating into MAVFEYRGIQIESGKAVKGYRDADNAKALRALLRKDGILLTLANEEGEKQKKSKREIDLFAIFRRVSSADVAVMTRQLATLVRAGVPLVDSISALTEQVEKEQLVRVLSAVRETLNEGTSFAKSLEMHPRVFPPLYVNMVAAGEASGTLENVLERLADFMEGQARLKGKVVSALAYPVLMMLIGSLLVGFLMVAVVPKVTSIFENLGQTLPWNTQLLIFVSNTLGDYWWLLIALALIAGFSFQRWKNRPAGRMRWDVLQLRWPVFGRLNLLVAVARFTRTLSTLLSSGVPLLKAMEIGRNVLGNVRLESVVTDAIGSIREGESIAEPLKRSGAFPPMVIHMIAVGERSGQLEAMLENVSRAYESDVETRVTALTSLLEPVMILALGAVVGFIAMSILMPLMQMNQLVQ; encoded by the coding sequence ATGGCCGTCTTCGAGTACCGAGGCATACAGATCGAGTCCGGCAAGGCCGTCAAGGGCTACCGCGACGCCGACAACGCCAAGGCGCTGCGCGCGCTCCTGCGCAAGGACGGCATCTTGCTGACGCTCGCCAACGAAGAGGGCGAGAAGCAGAAGAAGTCCAAGCGCGAGATCGACCTGTTCGCGATCTTCCGCCGCGTCAGCTCGGCGGACGTCGCGGTGATGACCCGGCAGCTGGCGACGCTGGTGCGGGCCGGCGTGCCGCTGGTGGACTCGATCTCCGCGCTGACCGAGCAGGTGGAGAAGGAGCAGCTGGTGCGCGTGCTCTCGGCGGTGCGCGAGACGCTGAACGAGGGCACTAGCTTCGCCAAGAGCTTGGAGATGCACCCGAGGGTGTTCCCGCCGCTGTACGTGAACATGGTGGCGGCGGGGGAGGCCTCGGGCACGTTGGAGAACGTGCTCGAGCGCCTGGCCGACTTCATGGAGGGCCAGGCGCGGCTGAAGGGCAAGGTGGTGTCGGCGCTGGCCTACCCGGTGCTGATGATGCTCATCGGCAGCTTGCTGGTAGGGTTCCTGATGGTCGCGGTGGTGCCGAAGGTGACCAGCATCTTCGAGAACCTGGGGCAGACGCTGCCCTGGAACACGCAGCTGCTCATCTTCGTGTCGAACACCCTCGGCGACTACTGGTGGCTCCTGATCGCGCTCGCGCTGATCGCGGGCTTCTCGTTCCAGCGCTGGAAGAACCGCCCGGCCGGGCGCATGCGCTGGGACGTGCTCCAACTGCGCTGGCCGGTGTTCGGACGGCTCAACCTGCTGGTCGCCGTGGCGCGCTTCACGCGCACGCTGTCGACGCTGCTCTCGAGCGGGGTGCCGCTCTTGAAGGCCATGGAGATCGGCCGCAACGTGCTCGGTAACGTGCGGCTCGAGAGCGTCGTGACCGATGCCATCGGCTCAATCCGCGAGGGTGAGAGCATCGCCGAGCCGCTGAAGCGTAGCGGCGCCTTCCCACCCATGGTCATCCACATGATCGCCGTGGGCGAGCGCAGCGGCCAGCTCGAGGCCATGCTCGAGAACGTGAGCCGTGCCTACGAGTCCGACGTCGAGACGCGCGTGACGGCGCTGACCAGCCTGCTCGAGCCGGTGATGATCCTCGCGCTCGGTGCGGTCGTCGGCTTCATCGCCATGTCGATCTTGATGCCCCTGATGCAGATGAACCAACTGGTCCAATGA
- a CDS encoding prepilin-type N-terminal cleavage/methylation domain-containing protein gives MTTSLDQTETPVRRRRAGRRGLTLIEVLIVVALIALMAGTVIFGSGMLTSSRQRAAATLIVSAVRMGVTRANTTGKPVRLVFDLDAHRLLLEESSGVMLRVKEEKNTGGGAEAATEAERKAKEEAERIIDGPKAPRAEFKPVKQFGFDGDEPAAGRGLGAGVLLKQVQTEHDEEPRTSGRAYLYFWPGGGTERAVVQVVREGDPEGLSVVVSPLTGRAKIERGAVKLEGTRNDDDFGQIEEER, from the coding sequence ATGACGACTAGCCTCGACCAGACGGAGACCCCCGTGCGGCGCCGGCGCGCCGGGCGGCGAGGACTGACGCTGATCGAGGTCCTGATCGTGGTCGCCCTGATCGCGCTGATGGCCGGCACGGTGATCTTCGGCTCCGGGATGCTCACCTCCAGCCGGCAGCGGGCGGCGGCCACGCTGATCGTGAGCGCGGTGCGCATGGGAGTGACGCGCGCCAACACCACGGGCAAGCCGGTGCGTTTGGTGTTCGACCTCGACGCTCACCGCTTGCTGCTCGAGGAGTCGAGCGGCGTGATGCTGCGCGTGAAGGAGGAGAAGAACACCGGGGGCGGGGCCGAGGCGGCGACGGAGGCGGAGCGGAAGGCCAAAGAGGAAGCGGAGCGGATCATCGACGGGCCGAAGGCGCCGCGGGCGGAGTTCAAGCCGGTGAAGCAGTTCGGCTTCGACGGCGACGAGCCGGCCGCCGGTCGGGGCCTGGGCGCCGGCGTGTTGCTCAAGCAGGTACAGACCGAGCACGACGAGGAGCCCCGCACCAGCGGCCGCGCGTACCTCTACTTCTGGCCCGGTGGCGGCACCGAGCGCGCCGTGGTGCAGGTCGTGCGCGAGGGAGATCCGGAGGGCCTGAGCGTGGTCGTGAGCCCGCTCACGGGCCGGGCGAAGATCGAGCGCGGCGCGGTCAAGCTCGAGGGGACGCGCAACGACGACGACTTCGGCCAGATCGAGGAGGAGCGGTGA